A region from the Lytechinus variegatus isolate NC3 chromosome 6, Lvar_3.0, whole genome shotgun sequence genome encodes:
- the LOC121417898 gene encoding uncharacterized protein LOC121417898, with protein sequence MRDALKTLKNDDSITILPADKGSATIILDSTSYEDKMTELLSSGPYKMLKKDPTDRMCRKLTSTLLALKKDKVLDEATYKKIKPTQKQPPRIYGLPKIHKPGIPLRPIVSCIGSFAYNLSKYLADILSPLTNCSEHTVTNSSEFAEFTSEQTINEQESMISFDVVSLFTNVPIEGACSTALQRMQSDPTLSERSTLMPEQIVELLEFVLRSTYFLYRGSFYEQTEGAAMGSPVSAVVANLYMEGFEQNALPKCPSTCRPRVWKRYVDDTFIIVNNSEADGLLAYMNSQQPSIQFTLETEQGGKLAFLDTLVQRHEGGKLSTSVYRKPTHTDQYIPYDSHHDKSFKKGLIKCLFDRAARSLMTIKGERPNINGVKRKHLPLDGSDTFQEESEFCF encoded by the exons ATGCGTGATGCTCTTAAGACACTCAAGAATGATGATAGCATCACAATCCTTCCTGCGGATAAGGGTAGTGCCACAATCATTCTAGATAGTACCTCCTACGAAGACAAAATGACCGAGCTTCTAAGCTCTGGTCCGTATAAAATGCTAAAGAAAGACCCCACAGATCGAATGTGTCGCAAACTGACCAGTACGTTACTGGCACTAAAGAAAGACAAAGTTCTAGATGAGGCTACATACAAAAAGATAAAGCCCACACAGAAACAGCCACCTAGAATATACGGGTTGCCCAAAATACACAAACCCGGGATACCTCTCAGACCAATAGTTTCATGCATAGGTTCTTTTGCCTATAACCTATCAAAGTACCTGGCGGACATCCTGTCCCCTCTCACTAACTGCTCAGAACACACGGTTACCAACTCCAGTGAATTCGCTGAATTCACATCGGAGCAGACAATTAACGAACAAGAATCCATGATCTCTTTTGATGTAGTCTCCCTCTTCACTAACGTACCGATAGAGGGCGCATGCAGTACGGCCCTGCAACGAATGCAATCCGACCCCACATTATCAGAACGTTCCACACTTATGCCTGAACAAATAGTCGAACTCCTCGAGTTCGTCCTCAGATCCACATATTTTCTGTACAGAGGCTCTTTCTATGAGCAAACAGAAGGAGCAGCAATGGGTAGCCCAGTCTCAGCGGTTGTGGCTAACCTATATATGGAAGGATTTGAACAGAACGCTTTGCCCAAGTGTCCTTCCACATGCCGCCCGCGGGTGTGGAAGAGATACGTCGATGACActttcataattgtaaataattcCGAAGCAGACGGCCTACTCGCATACATGAATAGCCAGCAACCGTCCATCCAGTTCACTCTGGAGACTGAACAAGGAGGGAAATTAGCATTCCTTGATACGCTAGTCCAAAGACACGAGGGCGGGAAACTTTCCACCTCTGTCTACCGCAAGCCCACTCATACAGACCAATACATACCATATGATTCTCATCACGACAAATCGTTCAAGAAGGGTCTTATTAAATGTCTGTTCGACAGAGCAGCAC GAAGCCTCATGACCATAAAAGGAGAAAGGCCCAACATCAATGGGGTAAAACGTAAACATTTACCGTTAGACGGGTCAGACACTTTCCAAGAAGAATCAGAGTTCTGTTTCTGA
- the LOC121417899 gene encoding uncharacterized protein LOC121417899: MEFSQYMELGKEAGLSGKELIDFAKEMESKQRDERRKDREHQKELKELELKLASQKVQDVKTSSHPGRDNLNIKLPLFNEKTDDMDSFLRRFERYARSLNWEESQWALPLSTLLTGKALEVYSRMPDEEACEYDTLKAALLRRYDLTAEGFRSKFRFSRVEAGETYTQFGDRLKRYLHRWVELSSMTENFEGLVELMTVDQIYAGCGKEMKQFLKERRPEGLGDLTKLAEQYCEAHPNMKENKAKDSSSKRPVNGQAPSGEQRKGHKSGSSGCFICGKGGHLAKACPSAARSNFKKGAALEEIPSNSEKGGACKEMNTVMYSEARQPGSYVKLSSGDELPLLEAGGVSGTVKDEMPVVQGKVGGHIVSVLRDSGCSTTIVKSKYVRPDQYLNIKKRVALIDRTIREFPVARIWVDTPYYIGQLDALVLENPLYELILGNVTGVRKHTDPDPDWTLELDDDDDFDAEIDIDSEIPSEGGAVETRGQKAQKLKPLKPLPTAKALSLATSKADFQHAQKEDETLGKYWKAAETGALSITGKGNETRFLVKRGLLYREFRAAKQTQGGPITQLCVPKGFREGVMALAHDGIMAGHLKVQKTLDRLQQSFCWPRMAEDVRCYCISCDICQRTIKKGSVGRVPLESTPLIDTPFKRVAIDLVGPLDPKTDRGNRYILTLVDYATRYPEAIPLPNIETERIAEALLEIFSRLGLPDEILTDRGSQFMSGLMKELGRLLSVKQLTTTPYHPMCNGLVERFNGTLKTMLKRMCAERPKDWDRYIPALLFAYREVPQASLSFSPFELLYGRTVRGPLSLIKTIWEEEDASEEVKTTYEYVVDLRARMEETCKLAQEELKRASARYKKYYDTTARDRKFAVGDKVLILRPTSASKLLMQWQGPYEIKQKVGRCDVRIEVNGRLKTYHVNLLKKYIDRSGVSDLNQAASISVVEEEHDHDRPCIGFPALIQTEDLQHVIISDKLTDTQGAQARQVLAQFEAQLTDVPGRTNTMQCTVKLTSNDPVVSKPYPLPQSTREAVKSEITDMLRLGVIEKSESRFASPIVLVKKKDGTNRFCVDYRKLNAVTVFDPEPVPNADDLLSNLAKGCYFSKLDLSKGYWQIPMAAEDKEKTAFVTSEGLFHFTVLPFGMVNAPATFSRLMRRVLSGLDGVVNYIDDILVYSETWEGHVRALVQVFTRLAEAGLTAKPSKCQIGFQSLDFLGHVVGEGTLRPDPAKLDQILHATPPTTKKEVRAFLGLAGYYRKFIPNFATIAAPLTDLTKKNGPNKVEWGPIEERAFQTLKSRLTSSPILHLPNQDEPYILATDASDVGIGAVLMQRVGEEKFPIAYASRKLSDTERRYAVIERECLAIAWAVKKFNVYLYGTEFELEVDHRPLMYLAQAKLQNSRILRWALALQSYRYHVTAVRGIDNVGADFLSRCPEQ; the protein is encoded by the coding sequence ATGGAATTTTCTCAATACATGGAGCTGGGTAAAGAGGCAGGTTTGTCTGGCAAAGAATTGATAGACTTTGCCAAAGAAATGGAGAGTAAACAAAGGGATGAGAGACGAAAGGATAGGGAACATCAAAAGGAACTAAAAGAATTAGAGCTAAAGCTAGCTAGTCAAAAAGTTCAAGATGTTAAAACAAGTTCTCATCCAGGTAGGGATAATTTGAATATCAAACTTCCCTTGTTCAATGAAAAGACTGATGACATGGATTCTTTTCTTAGACGATTTGAAAGGTACGCTAGAAGTTTAAATTGGGAAGAGTCCCAATGGGCTTTGCCCCTTAGTACTTTATTAACTGGCAAAGCGTTAGAGGTATATTCCAGGATGCCTGATGAAGAGGCATGTGAATATGACACTCTGAAGGCAGCATTGCTGCGACGTTATGATTTAACAGCAGAAGGGTTTAGGAGTAAATTTAGGTTTTCGCGGGTAGAAGCCGGTGAAACTTATACACAGTTTGGAGACAGACTAAAAAGGTATTTGCATAGGTGGGTTGAGCTGTCAAGTATGACAGAAAACTTTGAGGGCTTAGTAGAGCTCATGACTGTAGATCAAATCTATGCAGGCTGtggaaaagaaatgaaacaatttCTGAAGGAAAGGCGTCCCGAGGGATTGGGGGATTTGACAAAACTTGCCGAGCAATATTGCGAGGCCCATCCtaacatgaaagaaaacaagGCTAAGGACTCAAGCTCCAAGCGCCCAGTAAATGGACAGGCACCCTCTGGAGAGCAGAGGAAGGGGCATAAATCTGGGTCAAGTGGATGTTTTATATGTGGGAAAGGGGGGCACTTAGCAAAAGCTTGCCCAAGTGCAGCAAGGTCAAATTTCAAGAAAGGGGCGGCCTTAGAGGAAATACCCTCAAACTCGGAGAAGGGGGGTGCCTGCAAAGAAATGAATACAGTCATGTACTCAGAAGCTCGGCAACCAGGCTCTTATGTAAAATTGTCTAGTGGGGACGAGTTGCCCTTACTAGAGGCTGGGGGAGTCTCGGGGACTGTGAAGGATGAAATGCCTGTCGTTCAAGGCAAGGTAGGGGGGCATATTGTCTCTGTACTTAGGGATAGTGGATGTAGTACGACGATTGTAAAATCCAAGTATGTAAGGCCAGATCAGTACCTGAATATTAAGAAGAGGGTAGCCTTAATCGATAGGACGATAAGGGAATTCCCTGTTGCTAGGATATGGGTGGATACTCCTTACTATATTGGGCAGTTAGATGCGTTAGTACTAGAGAACCCACTATATGAGTTAATACTCGGTAACGTCACCGGGGTGAGGAAACACACCGATCCTGACCCTGATTGGACGTTAGAAttagacgatgatgatgatttcgATGCCGAAATCGACATCGATTCGGAAATCCCATCCGAGGGAGGCGCAGTAGAGACGCGGGGTCAAAAAGCACAGAAATTAAAGCCACTAAAGCCATTACCGACTGCCAAAGCACTTTCTCTTGCTACGAGCAAGGCTGATTTTCAGCACGCGCAAAAGGAGGACGAGACACTTGGTAAGTATTGGAAAGCGGCAGAAACAGGGGCTCTGTCTATTACTGGAAAGGGTAATGAGACGCGCTTTTTGGTAAAACGCGGACTATTGTATCGAGAATTTAGAGCTGCCAAGCAAACTCAAGGCGGGCCGATTACTCAACTTTGTGTACCCAAGGGATTTAGGGAAGGAGTTATGGCACTAGCCCATGATGGTATCATGGCTGGTCACCTTAAGGTACAAAAAACTCTTGATCGCCTACAGCAAAGTTTTTGCTGGCCGCGCATGGCAGAAGATGTGCGCTGCTATTGTATCTCCTGCGACATTTGTCAGAGGACAATAAAGAAAGGAAGTGTTGGTCGCGTGCCACTCGAGAGCACACCCCTCATTGACACTCCCTTTAAGCGCGTGGCCATTGACCTCGTAGGGCCATTAGATCCAAAGACTGACAGAGGGAATCGCTATATTTTGACATTAGTTGACTATGCGACGCGATATCCTGAGGCAATACCATTGCCTAATATTGAGACCGAGCGGATTGCCGAAGCTCTTCTCGAGATTTTCAGTAGGCTAGGCCTACCGGATGAAATTCTCACCGATAGAGGGAGCCAGTTTATGAGCGGGCTTATGAAGGAGTTAGGGCGGTTGCTGTCCGTAAAACAGTTAACCACAACTCCTTACCACCCAATGTGCAATGGGCTGGTAGAGCGCTTTAATGGGACGCTTAAGACGATGCTTAAGCGCATGTGCGCAGAGCGACCCAAAGATTGGGACCGATACATTCCAGCGCTACTATTTGCATACAGGGAGGTACCGCAAGCTAGCCTCAGCTTCAGCCCATTTGAACTTCTATATGGTAGAACCGTGCGTGGGCCTCTCTCCCTAATTAAGACTATCTGGGAAGAAGAGGATGCATCTGAGGAAGTTAAGACAACGTATGAATATGTTGTAGATCTGCGTGCAAGAATGGAAGAAACTTGCAAGCTTGCGCAGGAAGAGCTGAAACGCGCATCAGCCCGTTACAAGAAGTATTATGATACCACAGCTAGAGATAGGAAGTTTGCCGTGGGGGATAAGGTCCTTATTCTCAGACCCACAAGCGCAAGCAAACTACTGATGCAATGGCAAGGTCCGTATGAGATCAAGCAGAAGGTAGGCCGATGCGATGTCCGTATCGAAGTTAATGGTAGGCTAAAAACCTACCATGTTAACCTCCTGAAGAAATACATTGACCGAAGCGGCGTAAGCGATCTCAACCAAGCTGCATCAATCTCTGTGGTCGAAGAAGAACATGACCATGATAGGCCATGTATTGGATTTCCTGCGCTAATCCAGACCGAGGATCTCCAACATGTGATAATCAGTGACAAGCTGACCGACACACAAGGTGCACAGGCTAGACAGGTATTAGCCCAATTTGAAGCACAACTGACAGATGTGCCAGGGAGAACTAATACTATGCAGTGCACAGTCAAACTGACAAGTAATGACCCAGTGGTAAGCAAACCATACCCACTACCTCAGTCAACACGCGAAGCAGTCAAGTCTGAGATAACTGATATGCTCCGACTAGGTGTGATTGAGAAGTCGGAATCGCGTTTCGCTTCACCAATCGTCTTGGTGAAGAAGAAAGACGGCACAAACAGATTCTGCGTCGACTACAGGAAACTGAACGCAGTAACAGTTTTCGACCCAGAGCCGGTGCCTAACGCGGATgacttattgtcaaatctagcAAAAGGGTGCTACTTCTCGAAGCTAGATCTGAGCAAGGGGTATTGGCAGATACCAATGGCAGCAGAAGACAAAGAGAAGACTGCTTTTGTAACTTCTGAGGGGCTATTTCACTTCACTGTGTTACCTTTCGGAATGGTTAATGCACCAGCTACATTCTCACGTCTTATGCGACGGGTTCTATCTGGGCTAGACGGGGTAGTCAATTACATTGACGACATCTTAGTTTATTCAGAAACCTGGGAGGGTCATGTCAGGGCATTGGTCCAAGTGTTCACAAGACTTGCCGAGGCTGGACTGACAGCAAAACCGAGTAAGTGTCAGATTGGATTCCAATCTTTGGATTTCCTAGGACATGTTGTCGGGGAAGGCACACTCAGGCCTGATCCAGCAAAACTGGATCAAATTCTGCATGCAACTCCTCCAACTACCAAGAAGGAGGTACGCGCATTCTTAGGTTTGGCAGGCTATTATCGGAAGTTCATCCCAAACTTTGCGACAATCGCGGCGCCACTGACCGATCTCACAAAGAAAAACGGGCCAAATAAAGTGGAATGGGGTCCAATTGAAGAGCGAGCGTTCCAAACACTAAAGTCACGTCTGACTTCATCACCGATCTTGCATCTCCCAAATCAAGATGAGCCATACATATTGGCAACGGATGCTTCAGATGTAGGCATAGGGGCCGTTCTGATGCAGCGCGTAGGGGAAGAAAAATTTCCAATCGCATACGCGAGTAGAAAACTGTCCGACACAGAAAGACGCTATGCGGTAATCGAAAGGGAATGTCTTGCGATTGCTTGGGCAGTGAAAAAATTCAATGTCTACCTCTATGGCACTGAATTTGAATTAGAAGTAGATCACAGACCACTGATGTACTTAGCACAAGCGAAATTGCAAAATAGTAGAATTCTGAGGTGGGCTCTTGCGCTTCAGTCATATCGTTACCATGTGACTGCAGTAAGGGGAATAGATAATGTAGGGGCTGATTTTCTTAGCCGTTGCCCTGAACAATAG